One window from the genome of Podospora pseudocomata strain CBS 415.72m chromosome 1 map unlocalized CBS415.72m_1.2, whole genome shotgun sequence encodes:
- the WC-2 gene encoding White collar-2 protein light receptor (COG:A; EggNog:ENOG503Q4KB) has protein sequence MSHGPPPSLSGSNYFGYGTGSVGGVTYSPHTDACGRLVVQMSGDPNDMMSLLDTSMFPPFDDNMSMSLDAQQPFNPSGPAAVQPSPSAGLAPSVDLPFSPDDSSSTANVGGGGGGGVGPGAGPLPVATLGSGSGGGSGGSNTTANTVTEFTKRRNWPAKVVEELQDFLHILDANGRIKHVSPSVEKLTGHKPADLLDVFLKDLIHPDDVGVFTSELNESIASGSPLRLFYRLRKSDNKYAIFESVGHAHIAAAKFAPNPNNQSPFCQAVFMMSRPYPTKNAGFLDSFLEHKIENERLKRRIAELKREEQDEVEESHRTWRQSQEGRSDITPSDADTSTFFGGGGARPTATSPMYTMSGNAAASADMPPPNLPASASAAAAAAAAAAAVSLTREALEGMTGSNRPDSIRDKMARYEGGTHVDTIEMLTGLRYQQGERSRGITTGNASPTLVKGDAGIAIPADRDPRGGGGDKKKKLKVTEEYVCTDCGTLDSPEWRKGPNGPKTLCNACGLRWAKKEKKRNKDNSNNSNGGNGNGNNGGDHHQIENVG, from the exons ATGTCTCACgggcctcctccctctctgtCGGGGAGCAACTATTTTGGCTATGGCACGGGCTCCGTGGGCGGCGTTACT TACTCACCCCACACTGACGCCTGTGGCCGATTGGTCGTGCAGATGAGCGGTGATCCGAACGACATGATGTCGCTGCTGGACACTTCCATGTTTCCCCCATTTGACGACAACATGTCCATGAGCCTCGACGCCCAGCagcccttcaacccctcagGCCCCGCCGCCGTACAGCCCTCCCCGTCAGCAGGCTTGGCGCCGTCGGTCGACCTGCCCTTCTCCCCGGACGACTCGTCATCCACCGCAAACgtaggcggcggcggaggaggaggagtcgggCCCGGCGccggccccctccccgtcgcGACGTTGGGATCCGGAagtgggggtgggagtggcggCTCCAACACCACGGCCAACACGGTCACCGAGTTCACCAAGCGCCGCAACTGGCCCGCCAAAGTCGTAGAAGAGCTCCAGGACTTCCTCCATATCCTCGACGCCAACGGCCGCATCAAGCATGTCTCCCCCAGCGTCGAGAAACTCACGGGCCACAAGCCggccgacctcctcgacgtcTTTCTCAAAGACCTGATCCACCCCGACGACGTCGGCGTCTTCACCTCGGAGCTCAACGAGTCCATCGCCTCGGGCTCCCCGCTCCGATTGTTCTACCGCCTCCGAAAATCCGACAACAAGTACGCCATCTTTGAGTCCGTCGGCCACGCCCACATCGCCGCCGCGAAGTTCgcgcccaaccccaacaaccaatcCCCCTTTTGCCAGGCCGTCTTTATGATGTCCCGTCCGTACCCGACCAAGAACGCCGGGTTTTTGGACTCGTTCCTGGAGCACAAGATTGAAAACGAGCGGCTCAAGCGCCGGATAGCGGAGCTCAagcgggaggagcaggacgaggtggaggagtcgCACCGCACGTGGCGGCAGAGTCAGGAAGGAAGATCGGACATCACCCCTTCTGACGCGGACACGTCCACtttctttggtggtgggggcgCCAGGCCGACGGCCACGTCGCCGATGTACACCATGTCTGGGAatgccgccgcctcggccgaCATGCCGCCTCCCAACTTGCCCGCGAGCGCCAgcgcggctgcggctgctgctgccgcggcggcggcggtgagtCTGACGAGGGAGGCGCTGGAGGGGATGACGGGGAGCAACAGGCCGGATTCGATCAGGGACAAGATGGCGCGGTACGAAGGCGGGACGCACGTGGACACGATCGAGATGCTTACCGGGTTGCGGTACCAGCagggggagaggagcagGGGGATCACGACGGGGAACGCGAGCCCGACGCTGGTGAAGGGGGATGCGGGGATCGCGATACCGGCTGACAGGGACccgagggggggagggggggataagaagaagaagttgaaggtgACGGAGGAGTATGTTTGTACCGATTGCG GAACGCTTGACTCGCCCGAATGGCGCAAGGGACCCAACGGTCCGAAGACGCTCTGCAACGCCTGCGGTCTGAGGtgggcgaagaaggagaagaagaggaataAGGACAATAGCAATAACAGCAATGGGGGGAACGGTAATGGCAACAATGGTGGTGATCATCATCAGATTGAGAACGTTGGTtaa
- a CDS encoding uncharacterized protein (EggNog:ENOG503P7YD) yields the protein MGSYREQRPPSLSSHLFPPPIPAFEVLGRPMDPQPAPLIHINGSPGVGKETVAELLTFILGDDKSMLIDVRSLGFEGDTNGVHAHKHLLTPEHPCYFSFDVGMEIFDESTTVNWEGSNNEKKVEQVEDKTPENPCITDNLTRLLLKPSNGARAVVLPAFAPDTVVGRAFVKTLEEAAENTGRLFIPVTLDCASPERIRRTMSLQRQCSYKIRRPSEPALSKCEQVVAPQPVGPVENEVCSRQLAVSNYSGLVLDITSANTFAAALQIVDYVKRCRAEKDKDWRNSNSAATTPTGSVGGEKNVKTSD from the coding sequence ATGGGCTCATATCGCGAACAACGGCCACCgagcctctcctcccacctcttccctccaCCTATTCCTGCTTTCGAAGTACTCGGCCGTCCAATGGACCCGCAACCAGCACCCCTCATTCACATCAATGGATCGCCTGGTGTAGGGAAGGAGACAGTGGCAGAGCTCTTGACCTTCATCCTTGGGGACGACAAGTCAATGTTAATTGACGTACGCAGTCTCGGCTTTGAAGGAGATACCAATGGCGTCCATGCTCACAAACATCTTCTGACTCCGGAACACCCTTGCTACTTCTCGTTCGACGTCGGTATGGAGATATTCGACGAATCGACGACGGTCAACTGGGAGGGCTCGAACAACGAGAAAAAGGTTGAGCAGGTCGAGGACAAGACGCCAGAGAACCCTTGTATCACCGACAACCTCActcggctgctgctgaagcCTTCCAATGGGGCGCGTGCTGTCGTACTTCCAGCCTTTGCCCCCGACACTGTGGTAGGGCGTGCTTTTGTTAAGACGTTGGAAGAAGCTGCCGAGAACACTGGGAGGCTCTTTATACCGGTGACCCTGGACTGCGCCTCCCCTGAACGCATCCGAAGGACAATGAGCCTGCAGAGACAGTGCAGTTATAAGATACGGCGACCGAGTGAACCGGCACTATCGAAATGTGAGCAAGTGGTTGCGCCGCAGCCGGTTGGGCCCGTCGAAAACGAGGTTTGTAGTCGCCAACTCGCCGTATCCAACTACAGTGGGCTCGTCCTGGATATCACATCGGCAAACACGTTCGCGGCAGCCCTCCAAATCGTCGACTATGTCAAACGCTGCCGGGCAGAGAAGGATAAAGACTGGCGCAACTCGAATAGCGCTGCGACAACGCCAACGGGAAGCGTCGGGGGCGAAAAGAACGTGAAGACGTCTGATTGA
- a CDS encoding uncharacterized protein (COG:T; EggNog:ENOG503NVKN): MSGAFQAPPHHPTSVSALQTPPLNTASPVNRQYSPGHPSPTQEYYANHSQQPSRASPADSSSRHPSRRPSATNNDHLADRNSPMSSRVAGASPAPVPVSAAASTASPDFSASNQRRTMPAAAVPPRTSSSRRAPTSERSTDSSSRRTHGDSSRETNGRMDSADEAAMQNSRNHRRASSQANSIYDPRTNPSAPTAVRSPPVTTNSTKAPSREASDILNSILISQPEVDIEREKERLAQAQPHQPAAMLDDDAAPPPIVNVGHNGEEARRGGRSRHDHSKREKHTKFGEYILGNTIGEGEFGKVKLGWKQEGGVQVAIKLIKKDQLGSNPSRMAKIMREVAILKQLTHPNIVRLHKMEESERHYGIVLEYASGGELFDYILNHRYLKDNAARRLFAQLVSGVGYLHKKGIVHRDLKLENLLLDRNRNIIITDFGFANTFDPAEELSEEEELNLTDREFVKRMGLDRVKPSGSRKGDLMQTSCGSPCYAAPELVVSDSLYTGRKVDVWSCGVILYAMLAGYLPFDDDPANPEGDNINLLYKYIVNTPLTFPEYVTPHARDLLRRILVPNPRKRADLFEVARHSWLSEYAHVVEFITSSTTTPGEIQNTTVPSEDDAPGLARSASVREASKKTTVPPALGGLATKQGTIDTEAEAAAYAKQQRDNKRRTVQVEYVAPNTQTQRGEAASTQSSGGRTRARSGSQGAVEVVEQNPGSSSSPNDKQNSRDPAGTKDAYGKPPVSSRRPPSAHRNVNSGAAAVQRVGGRDARATSETAFFGSAAPTTNARPNTGGSMQSLGSRAAGNRSSYGQPAPPELADTNAHGKIQQPPSRGKNSYGMPSTGDAQNMEYGRPSISAIPPKFARVSGFEGSPSGSGTNLTNTSQEGKGHKRSSTMGEISGKLFGRSGSLFGGRNRKRQQEQQEKNKRYPPVSMNNALAGAEEPRVSMDSKRSRRSYSIGLGNKRSGSISGSQGSQQEKQNRRFSFMPGGFSFKSMGISKDEPSPALDSQQDLPIQEPPTVDQYGRYVEQDVEREHVDASTLDGMYAQLQGPPRTNDQYGQQQPRPQQQQQQQQQQQQQQQRQEYSSNQYDGRRPSNVEGYQSQTLMNSSSDHSIDNNMRRPAGSAPQLPHLSPQDTAQDGRRVASGGRPGRGVLQKNKRFVDAWDSDGNTRGHDHSGSSGPARKVMDFFRRRGKARAGELN, from the exons aTGTCTGGTGCGTTCCAGGCACCGCCGCACCATCCGACGTCAGTTTCTGCCCTGCAGACGCCGCCCCTGAATACTGCATCGCCTGTCAATCGCCAGTACTCGCCTGGccatccatcgccaacaCAGGAGTACTATGCCAATCACAGCCAGCAGCCCTCCAGAGCATCGCCCGCTGATTCCTCGTCGCGACACCCTTCGCGGAGACCCAGtgccaccaacaacgaccaTCTTGCCGACCGCAATTCCCCGATGAGCTCTCGCGTCGCCGGCGCCTCGCCCGCTCCAGTGCCCGTGTCTGCGGCAGCATCTACGGCTTCTCCCGACTTTTCGGCTTCTAATCAAAGGCGAACCATGCCTGCCGCCGCTGTCCCTCCCCGGACATCCAGCTCCCGACGCGCTCCAACCTCGGAAAGATCCACTGACTCGTCGTCTCGCCGGACACACGGTGACTCGAGCCGCGAAACCAATGGCAGGATGGATTCAGCCGACGAGGCTGCCATGCAGAACTCACGCAACCACCGCCGGGCGAGCAGCCAGGCAAACAGCATTTACGACCCCCGCACAAACCCATCGGCACCTACAGCTGTTCGCTCACCACCTGTTACCACAAACTCGACCAAGGCCCCGTCGAGAGAGGCCAGCGATATCCTGAATAGCATACTTATCTCGCAGCCGGAGGTGGACATTGAACGAGAAAAGGAGCGGTTGGCACAAGCTCAGCCGCACCAACCCGCGGCCATGCTTGACGACGATgcagcacctcctcccatcgTGAATGTGGGACACAATGGCGAAGAGGCTCggagaggtggaaggagTCGTCACGACCACtcgaaaagagaaaagcaCACCAAGTTTGGCGAATACATTCTCGGTAATACaattggcgagggagagttTGGAAAGGTCAAGCTCGGGTGGAagcaggagggtggtgttcaG GTGGCCATCAAGCTGATCAAGAAAGATCAGCTGGGAAGCAATCCTTCTCGTATGGCCAAGATCATGCGCGAAGTGGCCATTTTGAAGCAATTAACTCATCCAAACATTGTCAGGTTGCACAAAATGGAAGAGTCGGAGCGACATTACGGCATTGTGCTCGAGTACGCATCCGGCGGAGAGTTGTTCGACTACATTCTGAACCACCGCTATCTCAAGGACAATGCTGCCCGTAGATTGTTTGCACAGCTTGTGTCCGGTGTGGGTTATCTGCACAAGAAGGGCATCGTACATCGCGATTTGAAGCTGGAGAACCTTCTGCTGGATCGCAACCGGAACATCATCATTACCGACTTTGGCTTCGCCAACACGTTTGATCCTGCCGAGGAACTcagcgaagaagaggagctcAACTTGACGGACCGCGAGTTTGTCAAGCGGATGGGTCTTGACAGAGTCAAGCCCAGCGGATCCAGGAAAGGCGATCTGATGCAGACTAGTTGTGGCAGTCCATGCTACGCAGCCCCAGAGCTGGTTGTCAGCGACTCGCTATACACAGGCAGAAAGGTGGACGTCTGGAGCTGTGGTGTTATACTG TACGCCATGCTCGCTGGGTATCTGCCGTTCGACGACGACCCGGCGAACCCGGAGGGTGATAACATTAACCTTCTGTACAAGTACATTGTCAACACCCCGCTCACGTTTCCCGAATACGTCACACCTCATGCCCGAGACTTGCTGCGACGAATCCTAGTGCCCAACCCCCGCAAGCGCGCCGATTTGTTCGAAGTCGCCCGTCATAGTTGGCTCAGCGAGTATGCACATGTCGTCGAATTCATCAcatccagcaccaccacccctggCGAGATTCAAAACACTACAGTTCCGTCTGAAGACGATGCGCCAGGCCTGGCACGCAGCGCCTCTGTTCGCGAGGCATCAAAGAAGACGACGGTTCCTCCTGCATTGGGTGGATTGGCGACAAAGCAGGGCACCATTGATACCGaagccgaggcggcggcgtaCGCCAAGCAGCAACGCGATAACAAGCGCCGGACAGTCCAGGTGGAATATGTTGCCCCGAACACTCAGACGCAACGAGGAGAGGCTGCAAGTACGCAGTCTTCTGGTGGCCGCACACGCGCTCGCTCTGGCAGCCAGGGTGCCgtagaggtggtggagcagAATCCTggttcctcctcttcaccgaaCGACAAACAAAACTCGAGAGACCCGGCGGGAACCAAAGATGCTTATGGAAAGCCGCCGGTGTCTTCGCGGAGACCCCCAAGCGCCCACCGCAACGTCAACTcgggtgctgctgctgtacaGCGCGTCGGCGGTCGCGATGCCCGTGCTACCTCGGAGACTGCATTTTTCGGTTCCGCGGCCCCAACAACGAACGCGAGACCCAACACTGGAGGTTCCATGCAGTCCCTGGGCTCCCGAGCTGCAGGCAACCGTTCCTCGTATGGCCAGCCAGCACCGCCTGAGCTTGCCGATACAAATGCGCATGGGAAAATTCAGCAACCACCTAGCCGGGGCAAGAATTCATACGGAATGCCATCGACGGGAGACGCTCAAAATATGGAGTACGGGCGGCCCAGCATCAGCGCCATTCCTCCCAAATTCGCCCGTGTCTCGGGTTTCGAGGGTTCACCTTCTGGCTCGGGTACGaacctcaccaacaccagccaggaaggaaagggacACAAGAGATCTAGCACGATGGGTGAGATTAGTGGCAAACTCTTTGGCCGCAGCGGCTCGCTGTTTGGAGGTAGGAATCGCAagcggcagcaggagcagcaggaaaagaacaagagaTACCCGCCCGTCAGCATGAACAATGCGCTCGCAGGTGCCGAGGAACCTAGGGTGTCTATGGACTCGAAGCGATCTCGCCGGTCGTACTCTATTGGCCTTGGTAACAAGAGATCCGGCAGCATATCTGGATCCCAAGGCTcgcagcaggagaagcagAACAGGCGGTTTTCATTTATGCCTGGCGGTTTCTCTTTCAAATCGATGGGCATTTCAAAAGATGAGCCTTCGCCTGCTTTGGACTCACAGCAAGACCTGCCGATTCAAGAGCCTCCCACGGTTGATCAGTATGGTCGATACGTCGAGCAAGATGTGGAACGGGAGCATGTGGATGCCTCTACCCTTGATGGAATGTATGCTCAGCTTCAGGGACCACCAAGAACTAACGATCAGTAcggccagcagcaaccaaggccgcaacaacaacaacaacaacaacaacaacagcagcagcagcagcagcgacaggAATATTCGTCAAATCAATACGACGGGCGTCGCCCTTCTAATGTCGAGGGGTACCAGAGCCAGACGTTGATGAATAGCAGCTCGGACCACTCAATCGACAACAATATGCGAAGGCCTGCGGGATCGGCACCACAGTTGCCACACCTTTCGCCACAAGACACGGCACAAGACGGACGCAGAGTTGCTAGCGGCGGGCGGCCCGGCCGTGGTGTGTTGCAGAAGAACAAGCGGTTTGTTGACGCGTGGGATTCGGATGGAAACACTCGGGGACATGACCACTCTGGAAGTAGTGGGCCTGCACGAAAAGTTATGGACTTTTTCCGGAGGAGGGGCAAAGCCAGAGCCGGAGAGCTGAACTAG
- a CDS encoding uncharacterized protein (EggNog:ENOG503P65H): protein METQTRPRSRPDLSPVYVDHREHQEYCKGPTFTTRTGALFSIATLRSDPPPSAMLPASGNDIAMRLHERAMIDSLDHRGRHLEPQCSPGTARSLSPIVEHGLNSRRASMASLPLPRVPAPSPQSPSFHHYPRRPTLASETRSILLSGIGDQGSRHPDGLPRITSSSFDDRRQSLPSSFVTPAPRRNSHQLRQELQAWGHVFLGNGSEAQCFVSAVPLRRSSGNSSADDEDTVMKDETTPVTPEPPNQLTVRVRVRPCALDRKPFLLTRTFDMDMLRATVPEPSPVLEGPRRISADARGRNLFPTGHRQSSVISTGEASPGPENILQIRSGNTVPIHKPYACAFFPVLAALLYSKHIQPRDIVDLPLPHPEVWGRTVAHVYTGQGELTEAISQNILYLCGRV, encoded by the exons ATGGAGACCCAGACGCGACCTCGCTCGCGCCCAGATTTGTCTCCTGTCTATGTCGACCACCGTGAACACCAGGAGTACTGTAAAGGCCCAACATTCACGACCCGTACCGGTGCCCTTTTCTCTATTGCCACCTTGAGATCAGACCCACCTCCCAGCGCCATGCTACCAGCTTCTGGCAATGATATAGCGATGAGGCTACACGAGCGAGCCATGATAGATAGCCTAGATCACCGAGGAAGGCACCTCGAGCCTCAGTGCTCCCCTGGCACCGCCCGCTCTCTGTCGCCTATAGTCGAGCACGGGCTAAACTCTCGACGAGCGTCCATGGCAAGCTTGCCTTTGCCCCGAGTGCCAGCTCCTTCCCCGCAGTCACCTTCTTTTCACCATTACCCCAGAAGGCCAACCCTCGCCTCCGAGACGCGATCAATACTGCTGTCAGGAATAGGAGATCAAGGCTCAAGGCATCCCGATGGTTTGCCGCGaatcaccagcagcagctttgATGACCGTCGTCAGTCTTTGCCGTCATCATTTGTGACACCGGCTCCACGAAGGAACAGCCACCAGCTGCGGCAGGAGCTCCAAGCTTGGGGTCATGTCTTTCTGGGCAACGGATCAGAGGCACAATGCTTCGTTTCGGCTGTTCCCCTCAGGAGATCCAGCGGCAATTCATCGGCAGACGACGAAGATACAGTAATGAAGGACGAAACAACGCCAGTCACACCggaaccacccaaccaactCACAGTTCGTGTTCGAGTTAGACCATGCGCTCTGGACCGAAAACCTTTCCTGTTAACACGGACGTTTGACATGGATATGCTCAGGGCTACCGTCCCGGAACCAAGTCCCGTGCTGGAGGGGCCTAGAAGAATATCGGCCGACGCAAGGGGCCGGAACTTGTTTCCGACTGGCCATCGTCAATCATCTGTTATCTCGACAGGAGAGGCAAGCCCAGGGCCTGAAAATATATTACAAATTCGAAGTGGAAATACCGTTCCCATCC ACAAGCCATATGCCTGTGCGTTCTTTCCCGTCTTGGCCGCGCTTCTGTATTCAAAGCACATCCAGCCGCGCGACATCGTCGATCTCCCGCTGCCTCACCCCGAAGTCTGGGGTCGAACGGTGGCTCATGTATATACAGGCCAAGGGGAGCTAACAGAGGCCATCAGCCAGAACATCTTGTACCTGTGTGGTAGGGTTTGA
- the GWT1 gene encoding Glucosaminyl phosphatidylinositol (GlcN-PI) nositol acylation protein (BUSCO:EOG09264FWI; EggNog:ENOG503NUJT; COG:I): MSEPDTGANAARTAHSYKQLKEDFVSNLSGGSVIEVAQVCAVAPVVTLLWSVLQSRQSFFKPYTPLAFVIDYLLNVGALLLSVTLYSSSPILLNILLLTAAAFVYAVPPSSSSSKKKPARPSNAKSSTTTNPQGLSVLSTKPFLTNYRGNMLVVTCICILAVDFRLFPRRFAKVETWGTSLMDMGVGSFVYSAGIVASRPLLKERAEGQTTPLGTRLIRSFRHSLPLLALGVVRLLSVKGLDYAEHVTEYGVHWNFFFTLGFLPPFVALFQSALAVVPSYAGLAVLLSVGYQTVLETTELKGWILVGVRDSLLSMNREGICSFWGYLAIFLAGQDMGMVVLPRSLGSSSKASGKVLLTKMGSWAAVWMGMYFLATDYKYGAGLSVSRRLANLPYTLWVVAFNQGLLFAFAVVDVVFFPQFYSAGDARAEKEAYETATSRVLKAYNRNGLAVFLLGNLLTGLVNMTVPTLHAGGLATMGILLAYMGTVTGVAVGLDAWDVTIKL, encoded by the exons ATGTCCGAACCCGACACCGGCGCAAACGCCGCGAGAACAGCTCACAGCTACAagcagctgaaggaggaTTTCGTGTCCAACTTGTCAGGCGGTTCGGTGATAGAGGTAGCTCAAGTTTGCGCCGTAGCACCA GTAGTAACCCTCCTCTGGTCCGTCCTCCAATCCCGCCAATCCTTCTTCAAACCCTATACCCCCCTCGCCTTCGTAATCGACTACCTCCTCAACGTCggcgccctcctcctctcagtAACCCTCTACTCGAGCTCCccaatcctcctcaacatcctcctcctcaccgccgcAGCCTTTGTCTACGCCgttccaccatcctcctcctcctccaaaaagaaGCCAGCTAGACCCAGCAATGCgaaatcctccaccaccaccaacccccaaggGCTTTCGGTGCTCTCCACAAAGCCCTTCCTGACAAACTACCGCGGCAACATGCTAGTAGTGACCTGCATCTGCATCCTCGCCGTCGACTTCCGCCTCTTCCCCCGCCGCTTCGCCAAGGTCGAGACCTGGGGGACTTCCCTCATGGACATGGGCGTCGGGTCGTTTGTCTACTCTGCCGGCATTGTCGCCTCTCGGCCTCTGCTAAAAGAGCGCGCAGAGGGCCAgaccacccccctcggcacAAGATTGATCAGGTCATTCCGTCATTCTTTGCCCCTTCTCGCCTTGGGAGTGGTCAGATTACTCAGTGTCAAAGGGCTGGACTACGCGGAGCACGTGACCGAGTATGGAGTTCACTGGAACTTTTTCTTCACTCTGGGTTTCCTGCCGCCGTTTGTGGCGCTTTTCCAGTCTGCGCTGGCGGTAGTGCCTTCGTAtgcggggttggcggtgttgttgagtgTAGGGTATCAAACCGTTTTGGAGACGACGGAGCTCAAAGGATGGATTTTGGTTGGGGTGAGGGACAGTTTGCTGTCTATGAACAGGGAGGGGATTTGCAGTTTTTGGGGGTATCTAGCTATCTTCTTGGCCGGGCAGGAcatggggatggtggtgctgcctAGGAGCCTGGGCTCTTCTTCAAAAGCTTCTGGAAAAGTGCTGCTGACGAAGATGGGGAGCTGGGCGGCGGTTTGGATGGGGATGTACTTTTTGGCGACGGACTACAAGTACGGGGCTGGTTTGAGCgtgtcgaggaggttggcAAACTTGCCTTACACGCTGTGGGTTGTGGCGTTCAACCAGGGGCTGCTGTTTGCTtttgcggtggtggacgTGGTGTTTTTTCCGCAGTTTTACAGCGCGGGGGATgcgagggcggagaaggaggcgtaTGAGACGGCCACGAGCAGGGTGCTGAAGGCGTACAACAGGAATGGGCTGGCGGTGTTTTTGCTGGGGAACTTGCTTACGGGGTTGGTGAATATGACGGTGCCGACGCTTCATGCGGGCGGGCTGGCGACCATGGGAATTTTGTTGGCGTATATGGGGACTGtgacgggggtggcggtggggttgGATGCGTGGGATGTTACGATCAAGTTGTAA